The genomic interval GCATGATAAAATATTATTTGTGGAGCGATGATTATGGTACTTTCCCTTCTCTATCAGAAACTACGCCTGATTTCTACCGCCGACTTTTGAATACAACCGACGAATTTTCCTGGATCACGAATGGAGGAAGTATTGGCCCGGAAAAGAGTACCTATGAGTCCTTTGGGTTTCAATACCTGTTGGTTAGTATCCCTTCCTATTCTTCCACAAGCCTGGTTGGCGTTGTTTCGCTGGTGGCCCCGGGGAGCCCGGCAGCCAATGCCGGGTTAAAGCGTGGTGATTATTTTTCCAAAGTCAATAGCCAACCTATTTCTGACCAAAACAAAGCTCAGATTATTACAGCCTTACAGCAAAGCAGTCCGCTCAAGGTTACGATGTTAACGAATACCACGGGAGTCTGGGCGGAAGGTGTGGTAAAAACCATGAGCTCTGCCTATTATGAAGAAAGACCGGTATTTGTAAGAAAGGTATTCAGGCATAATAATATTGTTACTGGTTATTTGTTCTATAATCAGTTCACGGAAACTTTTGACAGGGATGTATTGGATGCACTGGATAGTTTTCGGGTAAAGAATGTACAGGAATTGATCATCGATCTTCGCTACAATCCGGGTGGCAGTGTAGCAACAGCAGCCAAGATCAGTGCTATGTTGTTAAAGAATATCAACGCTACCGAAACATTTTCCTATTATGCAGGAAACAGCAAGTTAGGGTTGAATAAACAAAGTTTTGATAAAGCAGTGCTCAGCTCGGGAAATGCATATCGCCGAAGCTTTGATCAACTGCATAGTCAGGCCCTGACATTGAACCGGATATTCCTGTTGACCGGAAACCACTCGGCCTCGGCCGCTGAGATGTTGGTGAATAACCTGAAACCGTATATAACAGTAGTTCAGATAGGGGAGAAAACAAGGGGAAAGGATAAGGCGGGTGTACTTATAAAGGATCTGCGGCAACCAAAACAGGTGTATTGGCAGTTATACCCCATGGTTTTTCGGATACAAAATGCAAACCAACAGGGAAATTACCCGGATGGAATCGATCCGTTGTATCCGGTGGCAGAGTATGCTACTCTACCACTTCGGAATTTGGGTGATGTGAATGAATCGATGTTAAAGGAAGCCTTGTTTCGAATTTATGGCACCCATCAGGTGAGCGGAGAGAGCTTTCGTTTGCAGGCCGATGAGTGGCGCATGTCGTTGCAGTCCACGCAGATAAGATACAGTTCAATAGAAGAAAGAAGAAGCGAAAAGTTTCAGGCAGTGATATCTTTTTAATCGGGGGAGAAAAATTTTAAAGGAGACAGAAGGAGAATATAGGGATTAACGATTAGTTAAAGATGCGTTAACCTTGGTTCGGTTTTAAATCACCACCTTTGAGCTCCTGATCCAAAATCAGATCCACATCCTCACAAAGACCTGCATAAATAATAAAAGGGCGTCATGGACATGACACCCCGTTGCGTAATTAATAATTAATTAAAGACCAAAGGTATGAATAATTATCGAGCAGGCCTAATACCCTGCCTGGTAGTCTGTATCCTGTTTTGTGCTTCTTTTCCTATCTCATTATCAGCCCAAAAGCTGGGTTCTAAAGGAAGGCTGATATTGGTAGTACGCAATGAGAATAATGAGAAACTGTCGAGTGCCACCGTAACGCTGAATGTGGTGGGAATCAATCCAAAATCTACCGATGTAAATGGTGAAGCAGAGTTTGACCTGGAGCCGGGTATATATTCGGTTACGGTAAGTTATGCCAGTTATGAGACCAAAAATGATACAGGCCTTGTGGTGGTGAAAGGAGAAGTGGTCAGGCATCCGGTCAGTCTGGCTTTCAAGACCAGTGAAGCAGTAGTGGTCACATCCCAAAGAAGACCCAGCCGTGAATCAGTGGGTGCTGTTTTAGCCATTCAAAAGAATAACAGCGCTGTTTCGGATGTGATGAGCATTGAGCAGATTCGCCGTACGCCTGATGTAACTGTCGGCGACGCCATCAAACGAATGAATGGGGTAACAGTGGTGGACAATAAATTTGTCGTGGTCCGTGGGATGGGGGAGCGGTACAATACTACCTTGCTTAATGGTTCGCAACTCCCCAGTACAGAAGCCAACAAGAAGAACTTTTCATTTGACCTTATCCCTTCCAGTGTCATAGACAATATCATCGTCACCAAAACGGCTACCCCTGATCTGCCGGCTGATTTCTCCGGTGGCATTGTACAAGTTACCACCAAGGAGATTCCGGACAAGAATTCGTATTCCATTACCATTGGTACCGGCTATAATTCCATCAGTACCGGCCGGGCTTTTATCAGTACGCCCATTGACCGAAAAGAATTTTTTTCCGTCATTCCTTCCGACCGAAAATGGTATTTCAGCAAATGGAACCCCAATATTTACCTGAAGCTCGCATCCAATGATCCACAAGCATTGAGGGCGATGACTGCCAGGATTCCCAATAACTGGGCCTATCAACAATATATTGCTGCACCCACTCAGAATTACCAATTCAGTGCTGGGTTGAGAAAAAGGTTTAAGAACAAATCTTCTTTGGGCTTTTTGTTAGCCGGTTCTTACCGCAATGCGCAGAGTATTGAACAGGAGATCCGCCAGTTGAATGGGAATAATGATTCCACCTTTGGTAA from Chitinophagales bacterium carries:
- a CDS encoding PDZ domain-containing protein; its protein translation is MRMQTPKAISLLIVVVALALFASCKKEGGIDLVLPQPTDSLQKINRWVLDSMIKYYLWSDDYGTFPSLSETTPDFYRRLLNTTDEFSWITNGGSIGPEKSTYESFGFQYLLVSIPSYSSTSLVGVVSLVAPGSPAANAGLKRGDYFSKVNSQPISDQNKAQIITALQQSSPLKVTMLTNTTGVWAEGVVKTMSSAYYEERPVFVRKVFRHNNIVTGYLFYNQFTETFDRDVLDALDSFRVKNVQELIIDLRYNPGGSVATAAKISAMLLKNINATETFSYYAGNSKLGLNKQSFDKAVLSSGNAYRRSFDQLHSQALTLNRIFLLTGNHSASAAEMLVNNLKPYITVVQIGEKTRGKDKAGVLIKDLRQPKQVYWQLYPMVFRIQNANQQGNYPDGIDPLYPVAEYATLPLRNLGDVNESMLKEALFRIYGTHQVSGESFRLQADEWRMSLQSTQIRYSSIEERRSEKFQAVISF